A single genomic interval of Zobellia nedashkovskayae harbors:
- a CDS encoding DMT family transporter, whose product MNKRTLAILAAVGATIIYALNHTIAKGVMPNHVQPFGFIMLRVIGASILFWSISFFGPKEKIEKKDYPRMFICALLGMGLNMLVFFKGLALSTPINSAVLITTTPIIVVLLSAVLIKEKIIPQKIVGILVGLLGALGLIFFGTETRQDAPNIPLGNFLILMNSVFYGSYLIGAKTLIAKYHPFTFMKWLFTMGIFICLPFGYREFIAIDWPNLPFEALWKIVFVVLGTTFCTYLFNIFALTQLKASTLSAFVYIQPLIGILFAVATGQDKLTTLKIIAGCLVFLGVYLASKKPKPNPLGS is encoded by the coding sequence TTGAATAAACGCACACTCGCCATATTAGCCGCTGTAGGAGCAACGATTATTTACGCCCTAAACCACACCATTGCCAAAGGAGTAATGCCAAATCATGTGCAACCATTTGGGTTTATCATGTTACGGGTTATTGGAGCATCTATATTATTCTGGAGTATTTCATTTTTTGGACCGAAAGAAAAAATAGAAAAAAAAGATTACCCAAGAATGTTTATTTGCGCACTGTTGGGAATGGGTCTGAACATGCTAGTTTTCTTTAAGGGCCTTGCCCTTTCTACTCCAATTAACAGTGCGGTCCTAATTACTACAACGCCTATTATCGTTGTATTGCTTTCTGCAGTTTTGATTAAAGAAAAAATTATTCCCCAAAAAATAGTAGGCATCCTTGTTGGCCTTTTAGGTGCATTGGGCCTTATTTTTTTCGGAACTGAAACAAGACAAGATGCCCCTAATATTCCTTTAGGGAATTTTCTTATCCTAATGAACTCCGTATTTTACGGCTCTTACCTGATTGGAGCAAAAACTCTAATAGCTAAATACCATCCGTTTACTTTTATGAAGTGGTTGTTTACTATGGGGATATTTATTTGCCTTCCGTTCGGGTATCGTGAATTTATTGCCATAGACTGGCCCAACCTGCCTTTTGAAGCTTTATGGAAAATTGTATTTGTAGTCTTAGGAACTACATTTTGCACTTATTTATTTAATATTTTCGCCTTAACCCAACTCAAAGCCTCTACATTAAGTGCCTTTGTATATATTCAACCCTTAATAGGCATTCTTTTTGCGGTTGCCACAGGGCAGGACAAACTAACCACGC
- a CDS encoding arsenate reductase family protein, which translates to MKKIYHLSTCDTCKRILKELQPLDGVVLQDIKTEAMTTEQLEQMHKLAGSYEALFSKRARLYKEMGLKEKQPSEAELKDLILEHYTFLKRPVIIVNDQIFVGNSKKVVEAAKDALHN; encoded by the coding sequence ATGAAAAAAATCTACCACCTCAGCACCTGTGACACCTGCAAACGTATACTTAAAGAACTACAACCTTTGGATGGTGTTGTTCTTCAAGATATTAAAACCGAAGCTATGACTACCGAACAGCTAGAACAAATGCACAAACTCGCCGGAAGCTACGAAGCCCTTTTCAGTAAAAGGGCCCGTCTGTACAAAGAAATGGGACTTAAGGAGAAACAGCCGTCAGAAGCAGAATTAAAAGATTTGATTTTAGAGCATTATACTTTTCTTAAACGACCCGTCATAATTGTAAATGACCAAATTTTTGTGGGCAATAGCAAAAAAGTAGTTGAAGCGGCAAAAGACGCCTTGCACAATTGA
- a CDS encoding DinB family protein: MKKLFDVTLQNRKRLYKILTETPKEQLLEIPAGFNNNIWWNIAHTVITTQVLVYKFSHLKMRVSDELVQKFMKGTTPDGTATEEEMMIIADFLISTLEWMVEDYEAGLFQEYKEYTTSAGVTLSSTDDALAFNAYHEGLHTGAIVALLKVVGK, translated from the coding sequence TTGAAAAAACTTTTTGATGTTACTTTACAGAATAGAAAACGTTTATATAAAATATTGACTGAAACTCCCAAGGAGCAACTACTTGAAATTCCAGCGGGCTTCAATAACAATATTTGGTGGAATATAGCTCATACGGTAATTACAACTCAGGTCTTGGTGTATAAGTTTAGCCATCTTAAAATGCGTGTTTCGGATGAACTAGTTCAAAAGTTCATGAAGGGAACCACACCTGATGGAACTGCCACAGAAGAAGAGATGATGATAATTGCGGATTTCTTAATATCTACCTTGGAATGGATGGTTGAAGACTATGAAGCCGGTCTTTTTCAAGAATATAAGGAGTATACCACTAGTGCTGGAGTAACTTTAAGTTCAACGGATGATGCCCTTGCTTTTAACGCATACCATGAAGGGTTGCATACAGGTGCAATTGTTGCTTTGCTAAAAGTAGTAGGTAAATAA
- a CDS encoding DUF3298 and DUF4163 domain-containing protein: MRTQVTYIILLLVLVGCQKENKLTFETLSLDETRCSECPNVEINIPKALENSKIAESINTAIDEEIIETLNYDDELEATSIKDAVQSFSNGYWELKKLYPEEATSWEAKIEGKVSYENADFISVELNSYIFTGGAHGYSSQHFLNFDKNKAKELQNWEIFKDRKDFEQFAEQKFRNQEQIPLEGPINSTGFMFERDTFYLPENIGFTEEGIKLLYNPYEVASYADGPIVLTLPFTDLKPYLVNSKS, from the coding sequence ATGAGAACCCAAGTTACCTATATCATTTTGCTTTTAGTCCTTGTTGGATGCCAAAAAGAGAACAAACTAACCTTTGAGACATTAAGTCTTGATGAGACCCGTTGTTCTGAATGTCCCAACGTAGAAATTAATATTCCTAAGGCTCTGGAAAACTCAAAAATCGCAGAGAGTATTAATACTGCCATTGATGAGGAAATCATAGAAACACTTAATTATGATGATGAACTAGAAGCTACCTCCATTAAGGATGCTGTTCAATCCTTTAGTAATGGATATTGGGAACTTAAAAAATTATATCCAGAAGAAGCCACAAGCTGGGAAGCTAAAATAGAGGGCAAAGTTTCTTATGAGAATGCAGATTTTATTTCGGTGGAACTCAACTCTTACATTTTTACCGGAGGTGCCCATGGCTATAGTTCTCAGCATTTCTTGAATTTCGATAAAAACAAAGCAAAAGAACTGCAAAATTGGGAGATTTTTAAAGACCGAAAAGACTTTGAACAATTTGCTGAGCAAAAATTCAGAAACCAAGAGCAAATTCCCCTAGAAGGCCCAATTAACAGTACCGGGTTTATGTTTGAAAGAGATACGTTTTACCTCCCCGAAAACATAGGGTTTACCGAGGAGGGTATAAAATTGCTTTACAACCCCTACGAAGTTGCATCATATGCCGATGGCCCAATAGTTTTGACGTTGCCTTTTACAGACCTCAAACCTTACTTGGTCAATAGCAAATCGTAA
- a CDS encoding cystathionine gamma-synthase: MSEKTLKFNSKAIHGGQKPDAAYGAVMPPIYQTSTYAQSTPGGHKGYAYSRSANPTRSALENSLASIENGTYGLAFSSGIAAMDAVIKLLNPGDEVVSTNDLYGGTYRLFKRIFEKFGIKFNFVDMQNATTIESAITENTKLIWVETPTNPMMNIIDIKAVAQLAKKHDVLMAVDNTFATPYLQTPLDLGADIVMHSATKYLGGHSDVVAGALIVKDKELADELYFIQNASGAICGPMDSFLVLRGIKTLHVRMQRHCENGEAIANYLVKHPKVESVYWPGFESHPNHDIAKSQMSGFGGMISFVTKGGSYEDAIKIVEKLEVFTLAESLGGVESLAGHPASMSHGSIPKEEREKSGVVDALIRLSVGIEDIEDLITDLEQAIN; the protein is encoded by the coding sequence ATGAGCGAAAAAACGTTAAAATTTAATAGTAAGGCAATTCATGGAGGTCAGAAACCGGACGCAGCTTATGGTGCGGTGATGCCTCCTATTTATCAAACGTCTACCTATGCACAGTCTACACCGGGTGGGCATAAGGGTTATGCGTATTCTAGAAGTGCTAATCCAACGAGGTCGGCCTTGGAAAATTCTTTGGCTAGTATTGAGAATGGTACCTATGGCTTGGCCTTTTCTAGTGGAATTGCGGCAATGGATGCGGTGATAAAATTGCTCAATCCTGGTGATGAAGTAGTTTCAACAAATGATTTGTACGGTGGCACTTATAGGTTGTTTAAAAGGATATTTGAGAAATTTGGAATTAAGTTCAATTTCGTAGACATGCAAAATGCCACAACGATTGAATCTGCCATTACTGAAAATACCAAACTCATATGGGTAGAGACTCCTACGAACCCAATGATGAACATCATAGATATTAAAGCTGTTGCTCAGCTGGCTAAAAAGCATGATGTGCTAATGGCGGTAGATAATACATTTGCAACGCCTTACTTGCAGACTCCGTTAGATTTGGGTGCTGATATCGTTATGCATTCTGCCACTAAATATTTAGGTGGACATAGTGATGTGGTTGCTGGGGCATTAATTGTGAAGGATAAAGAATTGGCCGACGAGCTCTATTTTATTCAAAATGCAAGTGGTGCTATTTGCGGCCCTATGGATAGCTTTTTGGTGTTGCGGGGTATAAAAACACTTCACGTTCGTATGCAGCGGCATTGTGAAAATGGAGAAGCAATAGCCAACTATTTAGTGAAACATCCTAAAGTAGAAAGTGTATACTGGCCTGGTTTTGAGAGTCACCCAAACCATGACATTGCTAAAAGTCAAATGAGTGGTTTTGGTGGTATGATTTCTTTTGTTACCAAAGGAGGTAGTTATGAAGATGCTATTAAGATTGTAGAGAAATTAGAGGTATTTACCTTGGCCGAGTCTTTAGGAGGAGTTGAAAGTTTAGCAGGGCACCCCGCCAGTATGTCCCATGGTAGTATTCCAAAGGAAGAAAGAGAAAAAAGCGGAGTTGTTGATGCATTGATACGGTTGAGTGTTGGTATTGAAGATATTGAAGACCTCATTACTGATCTTGAACAGGCAATTAATTAA
- the gdhA gene encoding NADP-specific glutamate dehydrogenase, producing MDIKIRDFMEEVKTRNGHEPEFIQAVQEVAETVIPYIAKNEIYNGKNILLRMVEPERLISFRVAWVDDEGEIHVNRGYRIQMNSAIGPYKGGLRFHPSVNASILKFLAFEQVFKNSLTTLPMGGGKGGSDFDPKGKSDDEVMRFCHAFMLELCRHIGPNTDVPAGDIGVGAREIGFLFGMYKKIRNEFTGVLTGKGLSWGGSKIRPEATGYGTVYFAQSMLKTKNDSFDGKTVVISGSGNVAQYAAEKVIQLGGKVVTLSDSAGYIYDAEGIDADKLAFVMELKNNRRGRISEYTEKYKGSEFHKGKTPWEVKCDIALPCATQNELLVGDAKKLMANGCMCVVEGANMPCDTDAVHAFHEAKILFAPGKASNAGGVATSGLEMSQNSLRISWTREEVDERLRDIMEDIHDSCIEYGKEEDGFCNYVKGANIAGFVKVADAMLAQGVI from the coding sequence ATGGACATTAAGATTAGAGACTTCATGGAGGAAGTCAAAACGAGAAACGGGCATGAGCCCGAGTTCATTCAAGCGGTGCAAGAAGTTGCCGAAACGGTAATTCCATATATTGCTAAGAATGAAATATATAATGGTAAGAATATTTTGTTACGAATGGTTGAGCCAGAAAGGCTTATTTCATTTAGAGTAGCTTGGGTAGATGATGAAGGAGAAATTCACGTAAATAGGGGGTATCGTATTCAAATGAATTCGGCAATAGGGCCTTACAAGGGTGGTTTGCGGTTCCATCCTTCGGTAAATGCAAGTATCTTAAAGTTCTTGGCTTTTGAACAAGTTTTCAAAAACAGTCTAACTACTTTGCCTATGGGTGGAGGAAAGGGAGGTTCTGATTTTGACCCAAAAGGAAAGTCCGATGATGAGGTTATGCGTTTTTGTCACGCATTTATGTTGGAACTTTGCCGTCATATTGGTCCTAATACAGACGTACCTGCTGGAGATATAGGTGTGGGTGCCCGTGAGATTGGATTCTTATTTGGTATGTACAAAAAAATTAGAAATGAATTTACAGGTGTTCTTACAGGTAAAGGTCTTTCTTGGGGTGGTTCTAAAATCCGCCCAGAAGCAACAGGATATGGAACGGTATATTTTGCTCAGAGTATGCTTAAAACAAAGAATGATAGTTTTGACGGGAAAACCGTTGTTATCTCTGGTTCTGGTAATGTAGCTCAGTACGCTGCGGAGAAAGTCATTCAATTGGGAGGTAAAGTTGTTACGTTATCTGATTCTGCTGGTTATATTTATGATGCAGAAGGTATTGATGCTGATAAGTTGGCCTTTGTAATGGAATTGAAAAATAATAGACGTGGTAGAATATCAGAATATACCGAAAAGTATAAGGGTTCTGAATTTCATAAAGGCAAAACCCCTTGGGAAGTTAAATGTGATATAGCACTACCGTGTGCAACTCAAAATGAGCTGCTAGTTGGTGACGCCAAAAAGCTGATGGCTAATGGTTGTATGTGTGTAGTTGAAGGTGCAAATATGCCTTGTGATACAGACGCTGTTCACGCATTCCATGAAGCAAAAATTTTGTTCGCTCCGGGTAAGGCTTCCAATGCTGGTGGTGTGGCCACTTCGGGTCTTGAAATGTCACAGAACTCATTGCGTATAAGCTGGACAAGAGAAGAAGTAGATGAAAGACTTCGTGATATTATGGAAGACATTCATGACTCTTGTATTGAATACGGAAAAGAAGAAGACGGCTTTTGTAATTATGTAAAAGGTGCAAACATTGCAGGTTTCGTAAAAGTTGCCGATGCCATGTTAGCGCAAGGTGTTATTTAA
- the recO gene encoding DNA repair protein RecO → MQVTTKAIVLTSIKYGDTSLIVKAFTESGGVKSYLLRGVLSSKKGKLKTAYFQPLTQLEIVANHRNKGSLESIKEAKINYPYQTLHSDISKNAMTLFLAEMLANSIHEEETNELLFEFIEASLQWLDSQSGFSNFHIYFLIRLTRYLGFYPDTQEMDFSCFDLLEGEFTNILSLNPILTGENLTYFKTFLGINFDEIHHIKMNKSNRQELLQSLVLFYELHLQGFRKPKSLAILNEVFS, encoded by the coding sequence ATGCAGGTAACTACTAAAGCTATTGTTCTTACATCTATTAAATACGGTGATACAAGTTTAATTGTAAAGGCGTTTACAGAATCTGGAGGAGTAAAGTCATATCTGCTAAGAGGCGTTTTGTCCTCTAAAAAAGGGAAATTGAAAACGGCTTATTTCCAGCCACTGACCCAGTTAGAAATTGTTGCTAATCATAGGAATAAAGGGTCTTTGGAAAGTATTAAGGAAGCTAAAATAAATTATCCCTATCAGACATTACATTCAGATATTTCAAAAAATGCCATGACGTTGTTTTTGGCAGAAATGTTAGCAAACAGTATTCATGAAGAGGAGACAAATGAATTACTTTTTGAATTCATTGAAGCCTCTTTGCAATGGTTGGATTCACAAAGCGGATTTTCTAATTTTCATATTTATTTTTTAATTCGTCTAACCCGGTATTTGGGGTTTTATCCTGATACGCAAGAGATGGATTTTAGTTGTTTTGATTTACTAGAAGGTGAGTTTACTAACATACTTTCGTTAAATCCAATTTTAACCGGGGAGAATCTTACGTACTTTAAAACCTTCTTGGGCATAAATTTTGATGAGATACATCATATCAAAATGAATAAAAGCAACCGTCAAGAACTTTTACAATCGCTTGTACTGTTCTATGAGTTGCATTTACAGGGGTTTAGAAAACCAAAATCCCTTGCCATCTTAAACGAAGTCTTTAGCTAG
- a CDS encoding TonB-dependent receptor plug domain-containing protein: MNKVLFLLIFLCVQVGFAQQITVLDVDTREPIGNVAIYNNDHTKTALSDFDGKVNLSIFKSEERITFRHLSYQLRKSTPGQIRRHGNRFFLVMKAEELDEVVMSVSKWEQQKKDIPNKITVIDARDIAFSSPQTSADLLQNSGKVFVQKSQLGGGSPMIRGFATNRLLLSVDGVRMNNAIFRGGNLQNVISIDPYSIKSTEIIFGPGSVIYGSDAIGGVMNFYTKKAEFSNSDSLTFSGNASYRFASVNTENTVHVDFNLGKKEWAFLTSASYNSFDNMKMGSHGPESYLRNQYVSTVNGTDVLVSNENPKEQNPTGYNQFNLMQKIAYKPNNTWQYDLGIHYSETSDYDRYDRLIRPNSSGDGLRSAEWFYGPQKWFMGNLQMNKRGKGIFYDGLKITTAYQHFEESRNDRGFQDVIRYSTEEKVDAISTNIDFENKKIGNLRLYYGGEYIFNKVGSVGSQEDIETNIVSGTASRYPDGSTWQTLAGYVNGEYKAKPNFTLLSGLRYSHVWIDATFDKTYYSFPFDDANLNNGALTGSLGFSWFPKADLQITLNGSTGFRAPNIDDVGKIFDSEPGAVVVPNPDLEPEYAYNMELGVQKNFNDKLVFKSAAFYTYLVDALVRRDYLFDGEDEIMYNGELSSVQAIQNAAKAFVYGFEFGVEAFFTDNISIVSNLTITEGIEEEEDGTESPGRHVSPTFGDLHLVYKNQKLKTDLFLNYNGEILFYDLATSERSKEYLYALDNDGNPYSPSWYTLNIRSQYEVTNALKVSLNLENFTDQRYRSYSSGISAPGINLVLGVGYRF; this comes from the coding sequence ATGAACAAAGTTCTGTTTTTACTTATTTTTTTATGTGTTCAAGTGGGGTTTGCGCAGCAAATCACGGTTTTGGATGTAGATACTCGAGAACCTATAGGGAACGTTGCTATTTATAATAATGACCATACAAAAACAGCACTTAGTGATTTTGATGGAAAGGTGAACCTAAGTATTTTTAAATCAGAAGAACGGATTACTTTCCGTCATCTCAGTTATCAGTTAAGAAAGAGTACACCGGGTCAGATTCGTAGGCATGGAAACCGATTTTTTTTGGTCATGAAAGCAGAAGAGCTTGATGAGGTGGTCATGTCCGTTTCAAAATGGGAGCAGCAGAAAAAAGATATTCCCAATAAAATTACGGTTATAGATGCGCGAGACATAGCTTTTTCAAGCCCACAGACTTCAGCAGACTTATTGCAGAACAGTGGTAAAGTATTTGTTCAAAAAAGCCAATTAGGAGGTGGTAGCCCTATGATTAGAGGATTTGCTACCAATCGTTTATTGCTATCCGTAGATGGGGTACGTATGAACAATGCCATTTTTAGGGGAGGAAACTTACAAAATGTAATTTCAATAGACCCCTATTCAATAAAAAGCACGGAGATAATATTTGGTCCGGGTTCCGTTATTTACGGTAGTGATGCTATTGGTGGCGTTATGAATTTTTATACAAAAAAAGCAGAGTTTTCAAATTCCGATAGCCTTACTTTTTCCGGTAATGCCAGCTATCGTTTTGCTTCGGTCAATACAGAAAATACGGTTCATGTAGATTTTAATTTGGGTAAAAAGGAGTGGGCCTTTCTAACGAGCGCTTCTTACAACAGTTTTGATAATATGAAAATGGGATCTCACGGCCCTGAGTCGTATTTGAGAAATCAATATGTATCAACCGTCAACGGAACCGATGTTCTTGTGTCCAATGAAAATCCTAAAGAACAGAATCCTACGGGTTATAATCAATTTAATTTGATGCAAAAAATAGCCTATAAACCTAATAATACCTGGCAATACGATTTAGGTATTCATTATTCTGAAACATCAGATTACGACAGATATGATCGTTTAATACGGCCTAATAGTTCTGGAGACGGGCTTCGTTCTGCAGAATGGTTTTACGGGCCTCAGAAGTGGTTCATGGGTAATTTACAAATGAATAAAAGGGGTAAGGGTATTTTTTACGACGGATTAAAAATAACTACCGCGTATCAACATTTTGAGGAAAGCCGTAATGACAGGGGTTTTCAGGATGTAATTAGATATTCAACAGAAGAGAAAGTAGATGCAATTTCTACTAACATCGATTTTGAAAATAAGAAGATAGGTAACCTGCGCCTGTATTATGGAGGTGAGTATATATTTAACAAAGTTGGTTCTGTGGGTAGTCAAGAAGATATAGAAACCAATATAGTTTCTGGTACAGCTTCTAGATATCCTGATGGCTCAACTTGGCAAACTTTGGCAGGTTATGTAAATGGAGAATATAAAGCCAAGCCTAATTTTACTTTACTTTCCGGCCTTAGGTACAGTCATGTTTGGATTGATGCTACTTTTGATAAGACTTATTACTCGTTTCCTTTTGACGATGCCAATCTTAATAATGGCGCCTTAACCGGTAGTTTGGGTTTCAGCTGGTTTCCAAAGGCAGATTTACAGATTACTTTAAATGGTTCAACAGGGTTTAGAGCGCCTAATATAGATGACGTTGGTAAAATATTTGATTCCGAGCCTGGTGCCGTAGTGGTCCCAAATCCTGACTTAGAGCCCGAGTATGCTTATAATATGGAATTAGGTGTTCAAAAAAACTTTAATGATAAGTTGGTTTTTAAAAGTGCGGCGTTCTATACCTACTTGGTAGATGCTTTGGTACGTAGAGATTATTTGTTTGATGGAGAAGATGAAATTATGTACAATGGTGAATTGAGTAGCGTACAAGCTATTCAGAATGCTGCGAAGGCTTTTGTTTATGGTTTTGAATTTGGGGTTGAAGCTTTCTTTACGGATAATATATCAATAGTTTCTAATTTGACTATCACCGAGGGTATAGAGGAAGAGGAAGATGGTACAGAGTCCCCAGGAAGGCATGTTTCACCTACTTTTGGTGATTTACATCTAGTTTATAAGAACCAAAAACTAAAAACAGATTTGTTCTTGAACTATAACGGAGAGATTCTGTTTTATGATTTGGCAACTTCTGAACGCAGTAAAGAATACTTATATGCTTTGGATAATGATGGAAATCCGTATTCTCCGTCTTGGTATACGTTAAATATTCGTTCGCAGTATGAAGTTACCAATGCTCTTAAAGTTTCTTTGAACCTTGAGAATTTTACAGATCAACGGTATCGTTCATATTCTTCAGGAATTTCTGCCCCAGGTATAAATTTGGTTCTGGGGGTGGGATACCGGTTTTAA